The following proteins are encoded in a genomic region of Mycolicibacterium confluentis:
- a CDS encoding nuclear transport factor 2 family protein produces MSFEPDALKAFVNRYLDTVVNGSADDVAALYAEDATLEDPVGCGEVHIGRQAIAGFYKNLGGAELTTELLSFRPGGNEAAFIFAITVGGAMRIEPIEVMTFNSDGLITAMKAYWSPADVTQL; encoded by the coding sequence ATGAGTTTTGAGCCGGATGCCCTGAAAGCCTTCGTAAACCGCTACCTCGACACTGTCGTCAACGGCTCGGCCGACGACGTCGCGGCGCTCTACGCCGAGGACGCCACGCTTGAGGACCCGGTGGGCTGCGGCGAAGTGCACATCGGCCGGCAGGCCATCGCGGGTTTCTACAAGAATCTGGGCGGCGCCGAGCTCACGACCGAACTGCTGAGCTTCCGCCCGGGCGGCAACGAGGCCGCCTTCATCTTCGCGATCACCGTCGGCGGTGCCATGCGCATCGAGCCCATCGAGGTGATGACGTTCAACAGCGACGGCCTGATCACGGCGATGAAGGCGTACTGGAGTCCGGCAGACGTCACCCAGCTGTGA